A window of the Citrus sinensis cultivar Valencia sweet orange chromosome 9, DVS_A1.0, whole genome shotgun sequence genome harbors these coding sequences:
- the LOC102609903 gene encoding purple acid phosphatase 23, with amino-acid sequence MGNCEALKILLAIFLITTTTTTKVVLVVAGGTLQRIPTTLQGPFEPVTRRFDPSLRRGSDDLPMNHTRLKKNVTSNFPEQIALAISSPTSMWVSWVSGDAQIGSNVTPLDPSTVASDVWYGKQSGKYTSKRGGNATVYSQLYPFKGLLNYTSGIIHHVKIDGLDPGTKYYYKCGDSKIPAMSAEHVFETLPLPSPTSYPHRIAVIGDLGLTSNSSTTVDHLIQNDPSLILMVGDLTYANQYLTTGGKAASCYSCAFPDAPIRETYQPRWDGWGRFMEPLTSRVPMMVIEGNHEIEPQVAGITFKSYLTRFAVPSEESGSNSNFYYSFNAGGVHFIMLGAYVDYNSTGAQYAWLKEDLHKLDRTVTPWLAAAWHPPWYNSYSSHYQEFECMRQEMEALLYQYGVDIVFSGHVHAYERMNRVYNYTLDACGPVYITVGDGGNIEQVDVDHADDPGKCPSAGENLPEFGGVCHLNFTSGPAKGKFCWSKQPEWSAYRESSFGHGILEVVNSTYALWTWHRNQDNYKEDSRGDHIYIVRQPELCFDTPPAKQRGQQTNETAATSAKWMQAFSLFIMAIIVTRSL; translated from the exons ATGGGGAACTGTGAAGCACTCAAGATTCTTTTGGCCATATTCTtgataacaacaacaacaacaacaaaggTGGTGTTGGTGGTAGCGGGGGGCACACTGCAACGAATACCGACAACTTTACAAGGTCCATTTGAGCCCGTAACGCGTCGTTTTGATCCTTCGTTGCGTCGGGGAAGTGATGACCTGCCAATGAATCACACCAGGCTTAAGAAGAATGTCACTTCAAATTTCCCAGAACAGATAGCTCTTGCAATCTCTTCACCAACTTCAATGTGGGTTTCTTGGGTTTCTG GGGATGCACAGATTGGCTCTAATGTGACTCCTCTTGATCCTTCAACTGTTGCAAGCGACGTTTGGTATGGGAAACAAAGTGGAAAATATACTAGTAAAAGGGGAGGAAATGCAACTGTTTATAGCCAATTGTATCCGTTTAAGGGTCTTTTGAATTATACCTCTGGCATCATTCACCATGTGAAGATTGACG GTCTTGACCCTGGAACAAAATACTATTACAAGTGTGGGGACAGCAAAATTCCTGCTATGAGTGCAGAGCATGTCTTTGAAACCTTGCCGTTGCCTAGCCCAACTTCTTATCCTCATCGAATAGCAGTTATTGGAGATCTGGGTCTCACTAGCAATTCTTCAACAACTGTTGATCATCTGATACAGAATGATCCATCATTGATATTAATGGTTGGAGACTTAACTTATGCAAATCAGTACCTCACAACTGGTGGGAAAGCAGCTTCTTGTTACTCATGTGCATTCCCAGATGCGCCTATTAGAGAGACATATCAGCCCCGCTGGGATGGCTGGGGAAG GTTCATGGAGCCATTGACCTCGAGAGTTCCAATGATGGTCATTGAAGGCAATCATGAAATTGAGCCTCAAGTTGCTGGGATCACTTTCAAATCTTATTTGACCAGATTTGCTGTTCCATCAGAGGAGAGTGGCTCTAACAGTAACTTCTACTACTCTTTTAATGCTGGGGGAGTACATTTTATCATGCTGGGAGCATATGTTGATTACAATAGCACTG gAGCTCAGTATGCTTGGCTAAAGGAAGATCTACATAAATTAGACCGCACTGTGACCCCTTGGTTGGCAGCTGCATGGCATCCACCTTGGTATAATAGCTATTCTTCTCACTACCAAGAATTTGAATGCATGAGGCAAGAAATGGAAGCACTTCTGTATCAATATGGTGTCGATATTGTTTTTTCTGGTCAt GTTCACGCTTATGAGAGGATGAATAGAGTTTATAATTACACATTGGATGCATGCGGGCCTGTTTACATAACAGTTGGAGATGGTGGAAATATTGAGCAAGTTGATGTCGATCATGCAGATGACCCTGGAAAGTGTCCCTCAGCCGGGGAAAACTTACCAGAATTCGGTGGGGTATGTCATCTGAACTTTACTTCTGGTCCTGCAAAAGGCAAGTTTTGCTGGAGCAAGCAACCAGAGTGGAGTGCATATAGAGAAAGCAGCTTTGGTCATGGAATACTTGAG GTTGTGAATTCAACATATGCATTATGGACTTGGCACCGAAATCAGGATAATTACAAGGAAGATAGCCGTGGCGATCATATATATATCGTGCGACAACCAGAATTGTGTTTCGATACTCCACCTGCCAAA CAAAGAGGGCAGCAAACAAATGAAACCGCAGCCACATCTGCTAAATGGATGCAGGCGTTTTCGCTATTCATCATGGCTATCATTGTTACTAGATCATTATAA
- the LOC102609426 gene encoding probable pectate lyase 1 isoform X1 produces MAVTQRGICLCFAVVLMLFVGVLASVRNEQDVSVSRKMKAESSMNSTMAAKAEVVAEALSKHAVDNPDEIASMVEMSTRNSTERRKLGYFSCGTGNPIDDCWRCDGNWHKNRKRLADCGIGFGRNAIGGRDGRFYVVTDPRDDDPVNPKPGTLRHAVIQDKPLWIVFKRDMVIQLKQELIVNSFKTIDGRGANVHIANGGCITIQFVTNVIIHGLHVHDCKPTGNAMVRSSPTHYGWRTVADGDAISIFGSSHIWIDHNSLSHCADGLVDAVMGSTAITISNNHMTHHNEVMLLGHSDSYTRDKQMQVTIAYNHFGEGLIQRMPRCRHGYFHVVNNDYTHWEMYAIGGSANPTINSQGNRYNAPLNAFAKEVTKRVDTAASQWKGWNWRSEGDLLLNGAYFTPSGAGASASYARASSLGAKSSSMVGSITSGAGALTCRKSRQCS; encoded by the exons ATGGCGGTGACGCAGCGTGGCATTTGTCTCTGTTTTGCTGTCGTTTTGATGTTGTTCGTCGGCGTTCTGGCTTCTGTACGTAACGAACAAGACGTCTCTGTTTCCAG GAAGATGAAGGCAGAGAGCTCAATGAACTCAACAATGGCGGCCAA agCTGAAGTAGTAGCCGAGGCCTTGAGTAAACATGCAGTTGATAACCCAGATGAAATTGCTTCAATGGTTGAGAT GAGCACCCGCAACAGCACTGAAAGGAGAAAGTTGGGGTACTTCTCCTGTGGTACTGGTAATCCCATTGATGACTGCTGGCGCTGTGACGGCAACTGGCACAAGAACCGCAAGCGTCTTGCAGACTGTGGGATTGGTTTTGGAAGAAATGCCATTGGTGGCCGTGATGGTCGCTTCTATGTTGTCACTGACCCAAGGGATGATGACCCTGTTAACCCCAAACCTGGAACTTTACGCCATGCTGTTATCCAGGATAAGCCTCTCTGGATTGTTTTCAAGAGGGACATGGTGATTCAATTGAAACAGGAACTGATTGTCAATAGCTTCAAGACCATTGATGGTCGTGGGGCGAATGTGCACATTGCTAATGGAGGTTGCATCACTATCCAATTTGTGACCAATGTGATCATTCACGGTCTTCACGTTCATGACTGTAAACCCACTGGTAATGCCATGGTTAGGAGCTCACCGACTCACTATGGGTGGAGGACAGTGGCTGATGGTGATGCCATATCAATTTTTGGCTCTAGCCATATATGGATTGATCACAATTCACTCTCCCATTGTGCTGATGGACTTGTTGATGCCGTCATGGGATCTACTGCCATTACCATTTCAAACAATCACATGACCCACCACAATGAG GTTATGCTGCTGGGTCACAGTGATTCCTACACCAGAGACAAGCAAATGCAAGTAACCATTGCTTACAACCATTTTGGAGAGGGACTCATTCAGAGAATGCCAAG GTGTAGACATGGTTATTTCCATGTGGTGAACAATGACTACACTCACTGGGAAATGTATGCCATTGGTGGAAGTGCAAACCCCACCATCAACAGCCAGGGAAACAGATACAATGCTCCATTGAATGCCTTCGCAAAGGAG GTAACAAAGAGGGTGGACACAGCTGCAAGCCAGTGGAAGGGCTGGAACTGGAGATCTGAAGGAGACCTCTTGCTGAACGGTGCCTACTTTACCCCATCCGGAGCAGGAGCCTCAGCTAGCTATGCTCGTGCTTCAAGCTTGGGAGCCAAGTCTTCCTCCATGGTTGGATCCATTACTTCTGGTGCTGGTGCTCTTACTTGCCGCAAGAGCCGTCAGTGCTCATAg
- the LOC102609426 gene encoding probable pectate lyase 1 isoform X2, producing the protein MAVTQRGICLCFAVVLMLFVGVLASVRNEQDVSVSRKMKAESSMNSTMAAKSTRNSTERRKLGYFSCGTGNPIDDCWRCDGNWHKNRKRLADCGIGFGRNAIGGRDGRFYVVTDPRDDDPVNPKPGTLRHAVIQDKPLWIVFKRDMVIQLKQELIVNSFKTIDGRGANVHIANGGCITIQFVTNVIIHGLHVHDCKPTGNAMVRSSPTHYGWRTVADGDAISIFGSSHIWIDHNSLSHCADGLVDAVMGSTAITISNNHMTHHNEVMLLGHSDSYTRDKQMQVTIAYNHFGEGLIQRMPRCRHGYFHVVNNDYTHWEMYAIGGSANPTINSQGNRYNAPLNAFAKEVTKRVDTAASQWKGWNWRSEGDLLLNGAYFTPSGAGASASYARASSLGAKSSSMVGSITSGAGALTCRKSRQCS; encoded by the exons ATGGCGGTGACGCAGCGTGGCATTTGTCTCTGTTTTGCTGTCGTTTTGATGTTGTTCGTCGGCGTTCTGGCTTCTGTACGTAACGAACAAGACGTCTCTGTTTCCAG GAAGATGAAGGCAGAGAGCTCAATGAACTCAACAATGGCGGCCAA GAGCACCCGCAACAGCACTGAAAGGAGAAAGTTGGGGTACTTCTCCTGTGGTACTGGTAATCCCATTGATGACTGCTGGCGCTGTGACGGCAACTGGCACAAGAACCGCAAGCGTCTTGCAGACTGTGGGATTGGTTTTGGAAGAAATGCCATTGGTGGCCGTGATGGTCGCTTCTATGTTGTCACTGACCCAAGGGATGATGACCCTGTTAACCCCAAACCTGGAACTTTACGCCATGCTGTTATCCAGGATAAGCCTCTCTGGATTGTTTTCAAGAGGGACATGGTGATTCAATTGAAACAGGAACTGATTGTCAATAGCTTCAAGACCATTGATGGTCGTGGGGCGAATGTGCACATTGCTAATGGAGGTTGCATCACTATCCAATTTGTGACCAATGTGATCATTCACGGTCTTCACGTTCATGACTGTAAACCCACTGGTAATGCCATGGTTAGGAGCTCACCGACTCACTATGGGTGGAGGACAGTGGCTGATGGTGATGCCATATCAATTTTTGGCTCTAGCCATATATGGATTGATCACAATTCACTCTCCCATTGTGCTGATGGACTTGTTGATGCCGTCATGGGATCTACTGCCATTACCATTTCAAACAATCACATGACCCACCACAATGAG GTTATGCTGCTGGGTCACAGTGATTCCTACACCAGAGACAAGCAAATGCAAGTAACCATTGCTTACAACCATTTTGGAGAGGGACTCATTCAGAGAATGCCAAG GTGTAGACATGGTTATTTCCATGTGGTGAACAATGACTACACTCACTGGGAAATGTATGCCATTGGTGGAAGTGCAAACCCCACCATCAACAGCCAGGGAAACAGATACAATGCTCCATTGAATGCCTTCGCAAAGGAG GTAACAAAGAGGGTGGACACAGCTGCAAGCCAGTGGAAGGGCTGGAACTGGAGATCTGAAGGAGACCTCTTGCTGAACGGTGCCTACTTTACCCCATCCGGAGCAGGAGCCTCAGCTAGCTATGCTCGTGCTTCAAGCTTGGGAGCCAAGTCTTCCTCCATGGTTGGATCCATTACTTCTGGTGCTGGTGCTCTTACTTGCCGCAAGAGCCGTCAGTGCTCATAg
- the LOC102608845 gene encoding inosine triphosphate pyrophosphatase, with protein MAAVARGQGFVLSRPVTFVTGNAKKLEEVKAILGQSIPFQSLKLDLPELQGEPEDISKEKARLAAIQVNGPVLVEDTCLCFNALKGLPGPYIKWFLQKIGHEGLNNLLMAYEDKSAYALCGFAFALGPNIEPITFLGKTPGKIVPARGPNDFGWDPIFQPDGYDQTYAEMAKEEKNKISHRSKALAMVKSHFAEAGYTFQMDTST; from the exons atggCAGCGGTGGCAAGAGGACAGGGGTTTGTACTGTCGCGGCCGGTGACGTTCGTAACGGGGAACGCCAAGAAATTGGAAGAAGTGAAAGCCATATTGGGGCAATCCATTCCCTTTCAGTCTCTCAAGCTGGACCTGCCGGAATTGCAAGGGGAACCTGAAGATATCTCCAAAGAGAAGGCTCGTTTGGCTGCCATTCAAGTTAACGGCCCTGTGCTCGTTGAAGATACTTGTCTCTGCTTCAATGCCTTGAAGGGTCTTCCTGGCCCTTACat CAAGTGGTTCCTGCAGAAGATTGGTCATGAAG GTCTGAACAATTTGTTGATGGCATATGAGGATAAATCTGCTTATgcgttgtgtggatttgctttTGCTCTTGGGCCCAACATTGAGCCCATTACTTTCTTAGGGAAAACTCCG GGTAAGATAGTTCCTGCTAGGGGTCCCAATGATTTTGGATGGGATCCAATCTTTCAACCCGATGGTTATGACCAAAC ttATGCGGAGATGGCAAAggaagaaaagaacaaaatttctCATCGTTCCAAGGCTCTTGCTATGGTGAAATCCCACTTTGCTGAAGCTGGATATACTTTTCAGATGGACACATCCACATGA